One Natrinema sp. DC36 genomic window, AATCACGTCGGTGGGGCGTCCCGTCGTTTGTCACCGTTGCCACGGTCGGCGCCGTTTCGACGGACGGCTGTTCGCCGGCCATTGATCGCATGACGCTGACCAGTTCCACCCGATCGTCCTCGGTCGCCGGTCGAAATTCGACGGGCAAATCGAAACCGGTGAGACCGACCGTTTTCGGCTCCGCCACGCGGTTCAGATTGGCGGTCAAACGGACCCGGTCGTCAGTCTCGACCAGCAATCCGTTTTGCTCGAGGAGCGCTAGATGATGATCGATTGCGCGCCTGTCGTTGGGGTAGAGTGCCTCCTGCAGGCGACGAGGACGAACTGGACCGTGTTCGACGACGTACTCGTAGATGGTCCGCCGCTCCTCGTTGGTAATCTCGGTTACTGACGCTGTACTCGACCGTACCACGCCATCAGTCGGACTCGAATTTTCGCGCATAGTTTCTCCTGACACGACGGTTGCAGTCCGGCCGCTGCCTGAAATCCGTGGCTATCGACAGTACAGTCGGAATCGAGGTATATAGTTGCTCGAACGGACACGCCGCCAGACGCTCGTGGCAACACCTGACACATTCGGACAATGGCCGCACTGCCGGCGACCGTTACCGTGATTCAGGACGTCTCACTGTCTGATGCTGAGTCGTCGTATCCCGCTGGGGGCTGATTCGCTTTCCATCCGAAGGGGCATCAGTCGGTGGCCCGCTCCAAATCCGACTGAGAGTCGATGTCTCTTCTCACGCCCGGGTCGTCGACATCGACGAAGACGGTGTTTTCGTGGTTCTCAACGAGGTCTCGGCCGCCTCGGTCGCCGGAAACGGTCGACAACGTGTCGTAGTGCTGTCGACCGAACAGGATGGGATTCCCACGCCGACCGTCGTACGTGGGGGCGACGATGCTCCCGTCGCCGGTCACGTATGCTGTTCGCAATGCGTCCACAGTCAGTGGACGAACGAACGGCATATCTCCGAGCATGAACACGGTCGCGTCCCAGTCCGCGCCGCGTGCCGCGTCGACGCCGGTCCGGACCGACGCGCTTTGTCCCGCTTCGTAGTTCTCGTTGGAGCGGATCGAGAGATCGAGATCGGCGAGAGCCGCCACCACACGGTCCGCCTCGTGCCCGACGACGGCGACGATATCGTCGACGGACGACTGACACAGCGTCTCCGCCGCATGTCTCACAATGGGTGTCCCCTCAACGTCCGCAAGGAGTTTGTTCCCTCCCCCGAACCGGGTCCCCTTCCCCGCCGCGAGGATCACACCCCCGATAGTATTGACTTCATTACCGCCATCCGGTCCGTCGACAGCCCGAGCCGTGTCTGACCGATCTGCCATACGACCATTTCGTGACGGACCGTACTGGTTCTTTTCCCGTCGCCATCTCTGTCGACTTGCATCCTGACAGCGAGTACGCTCGAGAGACGCAGCACCGATAGTTCGCGCTCCTATCACGACGACTCGCTCTCGACGGGGAGGCAAACGTCTCGGTCGAACGACGTCACGAGGCCTCGGGTGAACCGAGTCGTTTCCTCGAGCGCGTGCTCGAGTACCGCTCGCGCCGTCTCTTGGTGGTCCGGCGTGTCCGCCTTGTTGACTACGGGTGTGACGACTGCGATATCGGGCACGTGTCGTAGTCCCCCGTCGGGACTTGCGAGCACGGTGCCGATCGTTTCGGGCGTAATCGTGTCGCCGACGGAGAGGTCGGTGATCGCGGTGACGCGTTCGGGACGGTGAACGACGGCTTCGGCGAGCGGTTCGCCGACGGCGTGCACTGAGGCCACGGGGACGACGTGAGTCGCCTCGTCTGGAACCACCGGCTCGTCGGTTCCGGGGGCCTTGAACTCCCGCCGTCGAGCCCCATCGGCTTTGACGAGGAGCCAGTCGACAATCCCACGATCGAGAACCGACGCCAGCGGCTCGGGATCGAACCCGCGAACTTTTCGGTCGACTCGTTCGGGATCGGCGACCCTTTCGCTCGCGAACGCGACCGGTGGCTCGGTTTCGAGCAGCGCGTCCGGCAGTCGCTCGGCGTTCGTGACCGTCAGCGGCAGATCGGGTGGCGGCATCTGTGTCGTCGTCGTGAACCCGACGTCGTACCCCCGCTCGGTTCCGTCCGTCGCGAGTCGGTGCATGGCGGTCTTCTTGCCGCCGGCACCGACGAACGCGACGAGCTCTCGGTCGCCGAGGCCCAGCGCGGTCGACAGTTCCATACCGTCACTGTGCGACGAGAGCGAAAATAGATTTGCCCCATCGGAGTGCGAGCCGCGGAGTAGATCGAGCCGATACTGTTTTGCGACTCACTCGCATACGTTGACGCATGACGCGAGTAGATGTGCGCGGAGAAATCTGTCCGCGGCCGGCGCTGATCGTCCGCCAGCAGCTCGCCGAACTGGAGACGGGCGACGAGTTACTCGTGCGAGGCGATTACCCCCCGGCGGAACGGAACCTCTGTCGAATGTGTCGCAAACGCGGGTTCACCGTCGCGAAGACCGAGGACGGAAGCGACGAGAACGCGTTCGAGTTGCGCATCGAAGTGACCGACGACGCCGAGATTCCGGAGGCGTAGTCGATGAGCGACCGTTCCGACGA contains:
- a CDS encoding GNAT family N-acetyltransferase — protein: MRENSSPTDGVVRSSTASVTEITNEERRTIYEYVVEHGPVRPRRLQEALYPNDRRAIDHHLALLEQNGLLVETDDRVRLTANLNRVAEPKTVGLTGFDLPVEFRPATEDDRVELVSVMRSMAGEQPSVETAPTVATVTNDGTPHRRDSTRECAVYVATIEDAVCGWIHIDATDRAQTAHTATVTGGVAESRREAGIGTRLLAYARQCADRCGYEKLYQHLPATNQTGIDFLVERDWTVEATRADHYLLDGTYADDVILSAVVDR
- a CDS encoding nucleotidyltransferase family protein — protein: MILAAGKGTRFGGGNKLLADVEGTPIVRHAAETLCQSSVDDIVAVVGHEADRVVAALADLDLSIRSNENYEAGQSASVRTGVDAARGADWDATVFMLGDMPFVRPLTVDALRTAYVTGDGSIVAPTYDGRRGNPILFGRQHYDTLSTVSGDRGGRDLVENHENTVFVDVDDPGVRRDIDSQSDLERATD
- the yqeC gene encoding selenium cofactor biosynthesis protein YqeC; translation: MELSTALGLGDRELVAFVGAGGKKTAMHRLATDGTERGYDVGFTTTTQMPPPDLPLTVTNAERLPDALLETEPPVAFASERVADPERVDRKVRGFDPEPLASVLDRGIVDWLLVKADGARRREFKAPGTDEPVVPDEATHVVPVASVHAVGEPLAEAVVHRPERVTAITDLSVGDTITPETIGTVLASPDGGLRHVPDIAVVTPVVNKADTPDHQETARAVLEHALEETTRFTRGLVTSFDRDVCLPVESESS
- a CDS encoding sulfurtransferase TusA family protein, coding for MTRVDVRGEICPRPALIVRQQLAELETGDELLVRGDYPPAERNLCRMCRKRGFTVAKTEDGSDENAFELRIEVTDDAEIPEA